In the genome of Pungitius pungitius chromosome 5, fPunPun2.1, whole genome shotgun sequence, the window GACACCGCGACGCATCTGTGGTTTTTCACCGCGGCTGGGTTTTTTCTTCAGGAGAAGACGCTGGCCGTCCTGGCCGGAGACCGGTGTCACTGCGGCTTCCCGACTCCTCTGTTCTCCCTTCACGAACCGGAGGATGAAGGAATGTGTCTCAGCCGCTGCCACGGCCAGGAGTTCGAGAGCTGCGGGAACGACGAGTATTTCGTGGCGTACCAGACGCAGGTTCAAGGTAACGCAGGGCGGCTCGCAGCAGCATGCAATGGGTGCATTGGagccacacaaaaaaacacacaggtgcACATCGACGCGGTGTACCGAGTGGGAATATGCTGAGTTGTTCTAGACTGTATCAACTATGTTGTTGATCATCATTCTCTAAGATGTGCATTTTTGTGGCCAAAGTTTCCCAACGCATGAGGCATATGTAGCTTGGatcagcacaaaaacaaacacaagaacaagcGCAGCGGGAAGTAACCTGTATGTAAAAAGGTGTGACAGCTTGTTCTCGGAATCAGTTACCTGTtactttacagtttttctccattggtttggctcatttttttaaacagaaattacattctcaaaacaacatggacaaacctccaaacaacttagcaatttctcaatacagaattgaatttctcattcatttggttaaattgcaaatgttAAATTGCAAAAGTACAtatctcaatgtctcagtacatctttgcaaatgattacagtttttctcgattgtttacacacaaatagtggtacttgacacacaatgaccacaacatgtaactcatgcaccaaccccctgaaccaattctgctaaactacaagcacaattcttgctttgcACTCAAATTGCaattctaaaacacacttttttcaaaacactacacgcaattctctgcattctctgcacaattttcatgaagaaaatgttgttttcacaagaaacacactgtcattcaaaattctaaagtcaattgccctactatgcacactgactcgtcacatgggaaaacacctgtcacacagtgttacaattaggaattaGAGCTTTAGCAtgaaagggcaacaggtgagctcttctgttttggagcaatggatgccaacattagaaacagagccagaggagtgagagtaagaggaggaggacgaggcgaggacaaggaccgtaaactctgatgagatccgagccactttggttgaccaaagctattgaggaattcttttctgcctggagatggaaagtgtgtgtccacaaacgcatatcccccttctcttcttcttgcttgagataactgttttgggtgagatatggccttttgaaggtgatctatgtagttgtgctgaacctattttaccaaatgcattaagagctttgagaatgtaatttctgtttcaagaattgagccaaagcaatggagaaaaactgtaacacCAGAATGTCACTTTTCGTTGTCATTTCTGACCTTTGATGTGTCAACATAACTTCTTTCTCTTTAGCGCAGTTTTCCAGAAAATTTCAAAATTCTgtggtaacttttttttttttgcgaaacTTGCACAGTCACGATCCCCTGTCTTTCACCCCAAATTTCAAGACACATGTCTGGCCCTTATTTGATTTTTTCAGAaattataaatgaataaaaaaaatgaacgggccttcgcctccccttgcatgtcggggaggggggggagggggcagcagtcagccggacacgcagtcaaaaacacaaaaaaataatgcagGGTGTAGCATTCAAACCCAAGTCTGTGGCTTCATAAACGGAATACCCCACCACTTGGCttgctgcaaaagacctgcaaaaagtaaataaaatatgtagcATCACCTCCATTCAGACAAGGCAAAAAAGGGAAGCTAATCACACAAATTCTGCTGCACACAGAAGTATTCATTTGTGAACTACACGCCTTTTTGACTCAGTGGAGGTCCCGCAGATATATTTTGCGAACTGAACACACTGAAAGTGTCTCTGCAGAATAAGGTTACTAGTTTAAACTTATAGGACAACATGGGTGGCTTCCTGAAGAGAGCAGAGCTGTGGTCAAGTGACTTCACAGATCTCTGCTTTTATCAAGCGGATCAGCTCTGTAATGTCATTACCAAGGACACTGACGCAACTTTTCAAGAAGAAAAATAGCTGCTTGAACACTGATGCCTTtagatggcattgagccaatagTGGTTTTCTAAAGAATTTTGTGAGAATCGGACCCAGCGTCTGAGAGGAGTtttcaaaaacgtgtttttcactaaattcaaaatggcagaaaatcttggtaggcgcatttgcataagTGGTTGACTTTGTTGACACAGGTGTGAAAAATGTCAAGTCAAGTGGTGACAGTGGGCCAAAATCTCCCCAGCAAGAGCACTTAGTGCCATTTTTTCACACCCAAATGCTTcgaaatttttcgcacttccgACGCACACTCACAAATTCAAGAGTCTTTGTATTCAAAAGCGCGATTGAAGTGGCAGAAGAAAAATCTGAATAATTCTTCAAAACACAACAGGGCTTTGCCCGACTTTCCCCTAAATAAATCAAAGAATAAAGCATCTCTGTCTTTGTGGTCTGTCAGATAACCGCTGCATGGACCGGCACTTCCTCCCCACTCGTGCTAAGCAGCTGGTGGCTCTTGCCAGTTTCCCCGGAGCCGGCAACACCTGGGCTCGCCACCTGATAGAACTGGCCACTGGTTTCTACACCGGCAGCTATTACTTTGATGGCTCCCTTTACAACAAAGGTGGGCATCGACATTCATCGGACACGATCCAGAAACGcattcattgattgattgattgattatatCCACTGTGGGCTTGTCCTTGTTGAGCAGGATTTAAAGGCGAGCGGGACCACTGGCGGAGTGGGAGGACGATCTGCATCAAGACGCACGAGAGCGGCAGGAAGGAGATTGAATCCTTCGACTCCAGCGTTCTCATGATCCGAAACCCCTACAAAGCCCTCATGGCCGAATTTAACAGGAAATATGGCGGCCACATTGGATTTGCTTCTCAGGCCCACTGGAAAGGGAAAGGTGAGCTCAGCACTTAAACTGAGACCAGAGTGTTTCAAGACAGAGACCGGACAAAGACTTTGGGGGGGTGAGACAAAGTCAAATCCAAGACATAGCAAGACCGGCTAAAGACAACGACCAGACCGGTACAAGTACCGCAAACCATGTGTGTGTACTAGAGTACCATGAAATAACTACGTCACattctcacagactgtctctggAGCTTTCAAACAGgtggacatttgtttttttgtttacggAAAGTAAAAGAGTTAAGCGGTAAGAGATTTTTCAGTTTAAAAGGCATTATGTGAAAATCTGTTACCAGATATCCAGAATCTGTCAATTTTAAAGGACAAATGAGTTGGTCTATTCAATGTCTTCTTAGCCGTTTTAATTTTATATATTCAGAAAATAACCTCTTTCATTACCACTGGATCcaagtaaataaaaaactaaatttaGTATGTGGTAATATTAAAAAGAGATAAGAAATGGTCTTTGATGACAATGGTTACTTAATGGTGGAAGTGAGGAATAAACCGCAGATTGTTCcatacaaaaaatgaaatgaaacaatccGTTAACCTCACGAGTCGTGTCACTATTTAAAACATTCTTATTAGCCAGACTCTCAcgttattcaaataaaaaatgggaCTTGACGGTCTATAGAAAATGTTGACATTCGTCAAAGAAAATTTaccagctgttttcttttttcagaccAGTTTCCAAAGATCATCTGTGTTCATATATGTGTGCATATATCCTTTATTTTACAAGTGAATCTAAGTCATTTCCATTGAGTTTGTGCTCAATAACTAGAAGGAATCTTTATGATTTCTGAAATAATAAGCAAATGAATTCATAATCTTGATATGTATTTTGATTCTGCACTGTTACAGACTTTATGTGGACATATGGTCCTGCATCCTGTAACTACATGCATTGTGAATCCAGGTGTCAGCACGTTATAATTTTAAATTCCTCTTGAgtttatttgataaaaaatggAGATAATAAACATTCacagcaacatttaaaacaattaaaacatatttGGTTCAATACCCCTTTGTCTACAAAATGATGCCCTTTGcagaaatatattcatatttcatgCATATTTTTCGCTCATATCGTAGCTCATTCGCCCTCCTTGGTGTATCTCGGTAACCATGGCAACTTTTGTCTGGTCCGCGTACCGTCTCTCTGACTTTCTGCAAGGTTTAATCGATTTTCCAGAGGCTGGAGACTTGCCGACCCAGCAGTGTCTCTCTTTGTGGAATCATCAGCACATTTGGCCTGCCATTTCCAATGACTGTTTGTTCCTTCCGTCAGTGATGCGGTGACATCAAGAACGAGGAAAGCTTCTTGACAGCTGCCACTTCGAATACAGCGAGATGATCATGTTTGCGAGTCAGCGTGACATTGTGTTCGGGGCACCACATGTGCAATTTGATGCACTCAcctcagcgagggggggggggcttggatgTTACTGATGCCCTCCAGTGTGGCAGTCGACTCAGGTGCAAGAGCAACTTATTTTGACCGTCAAGTTCTTTACTAAAGAGCTTAGTTATGTTTCATGTGGCTTTAATTAAAGCTTCACACTTGaacccttttgtgttttttacgtCAAACCTCTTCTAGAAGCTCTTTTCAGAAGCATCATATAATATTCTGTCCACTGTGCCTCTCTCATTGGTTTCTGAGACAGCTCTGCAACCTCAGCAGGCTTTAAACTTTAACGACAACCTCTCCTAACAGAGAGAATGTGTGCTGCTAATGCAGTGAGGCTCCTGCCAGCAGAATCTTTTATGGGCCAGTAGATTATCAATGAGTAAAAGTTGCAAGCAAAGGGTTTTGCTGCAGGCCCCTGACAACCAAGAATGTCCATCATCTCAGAAGTTGTACACTGCAGTACGTTGGGGCCACACTGATGTTAAGTTGGGTCGGTGTTTGGCCATCGTGACTCAACTCCATACAGCCCTCAATTTGACTACTTTATTACTTGTGTTTCTTAAATCTTTTTCATTCTCATTTGTCCTGCAGAGTGGCCCGAGTTTGTGAAGAACTATGCCCCTTGGTGGGCGTCCCATACCCTGGACTGGCTGAATTATGGGAAGATTGTCCACGTGGTCCACTTTGAGAATGTGAAGAGGGACCTGTTCTCCCAGCTGAAGGGAATGGTGCAGTTCCTTGGTTTGAAAGTTTCGGAGGAACGCCTCCTATGCGTCGAGGGCCAGAAGGATGGAAACTTTAAGCGATCCGGCCTACGAAAGCTTGAATATGACCCCTATACTCCAGAAATGCGAGCAAACATCAATGAACTAATCAGAACAGTAGATGCTTCTTTGAGGAAAAGGAACATTTCTGGAGTTCCAGAGGAATATATGCCTAGATGATATACGAGATcccatcatttattttccttttccctcCTTTAATTGGACTGCACCATATTTTTCTAGGATTACGTtacagaaaatgtttgtttttttcaattattattcTGTGAACATAGGTGGAAGCTTTTCTCTTTACCCtcttttttatttcctattCATGTcgtttcattttgtgttgatcCTCAGTAGCTTCATGCATTCATAAAATAGGCAGTTTTCTCTCCGGCTAAATGAAAAGCACTCCATATCCTGCTCTATGCACATGTGCTATGTAGGCATGAGCACATGCCTTAACATGAAGAAGGTACAGCTGACTACATGTGTTACTAGTGAAGAAACGAGTTCCCCCGAATATACATTATTTTGTGCATAAGAAATATGAGAAATGAAAACTTTCAGATGTAAAAATCTTCTGCTGCTATCAGTTAGAGAATAATACTATTTTATACATGGAACGTAAAGCCCTTGGTCAGAGGGAAATATGCAATATGCAGGCTATAACCacatgatgacgatgatgatgtggTGCGTTTCTAATATTTTGTAAGTTGTTCCACTAACTTTTAGAGAAGAATCTTGTTTTCAGTTATTTCTGCTTCTTCTATTCAAGATGATGAATAATCCCTCTTGAAGGCACTGACAAGGAGAAAATAGGATTTATCTCAACAGCATTTATCTCTGCCGTGCAGTGCACATGTCGACTGATTTGGTTGTGCGTTTGTTTTCTTGACACTGGACTCGATGAAGAAATCCAAAAAGCACTTTGCTGTGCCAAACTTTCCCCAAAGATCATGGAGAAATTAGACATTACATTGTGTTAGATCAGAGGTAATATTTAGCAGTAGCAATGAGTATAGATTTATTTTATGAGTTACTCATAAtcaatgttttattgctttgttgTAAGAAGGGTTATGAAAGTTATAGCTGGTGATCATTTTACTAATAATTTGATCTCCACAAATGTGTGAATTCTGCTTATAAAGTAAAGTCTTATAACGGTACTCAATGTCCTGTGCCGTATgctaataatacattttaaaaaaaacatttaaaaaaaaatacattacagaaataaatacAACGTGGGTGACAGCGCCAGACACAATTAACTGACTTCCATTTTCAAAATtgcataaatatatttttataggATTTGCTGAGGCATTGATAACATTTGTATTACAACCAGCAAAAGGGGTGAAGGTGTCTATTTTTAACACATGCTTTGAACTTTATTGGCTCTGGCTTTCACGGACAAGCAGGCACTTTCTGAGCATAGGTGtcacaaatgaatgtattttctATGGAATGAATGTAATGTGATAAGGCCCAATAAATGAGTGCATAAAATGATACCCTGTGGTCAACGGTAATTCCTATAGAAACATTGGAATCAAGAGGACTAGTAAGTAGGCTATGGTGACTTTAAAGATCAAAGAAAATGTAGGGATCTTAGTACAGCCTCTTCGAACTCCTCCATTATTCATTTTGCTTCATGATAGCACTTAGTATACACTaacatatgtaaatatattcgTCAAACTAAAATAATTGCTACATGCTGTGGTTTTATGGACCTGTGTGCACATCACCAACCTCCTGTATTACACAAATACGGTTAAGCAGCTTCACATTTAATGGAGTAAGATGTATCAATTCACCTAGCCCACTATTTTAGTTTAGCCTGGTAGCACGCTCACATTTTCCATTAAGCACTAAACAGTACAGCTGAGGCTCATGGGAATGTAATCTGCTTCGCAGGCATTTGAGGGCTGGTGGAACTATCTGATTCAGCCTGAGGTGGACGTGAATGTCTGTACAAACTGTCACGGCCATCCGCCTGGCAGTTGTTGAGTAGTTTCAGTGTGGCTATGAATGTGTCAGTCTAAATGTGGAGCAACTAACAGATTAGTTATTTAAATAACAGCAAAAGAAGCAGTAAACACAACATCCTTGCTGGAGATGTCAGTGTGCTGTTGTTTCTATACAAATCAGaaatatcatttattttccttatcACCTCCGCATCAAGTATTTACCCTTTGCCGTTATTTTTGTCTCAAAGGCTGCACATGGTCCTATTAATTAATAGATCTTTAAGAAATTCTCAGCCTTCTCATCTCAGCCTGTGTCATTGCGGTTCACTCATGTGGTTGTGACTCATGTAACCTCTGCAGTCAGTCTTCCTCCCTTTCCTGCCGTTTCAGCATAGAGGAATTAACCACatatgtttgttgttgttccctTTATGTTGTAGGAAGTGAGATTACTTATTTTCAAAGGGTAACTTttacaacacaaaaataatttcttATTTTGGTATAACGTGTGTTGAACAactttacttttttcttctagcataagattatgtttctctttcagtctttaaaaaaagtgttgggAAAATGCCATGCTAGTCTACTGACCACTGGTGACGTACCACTGAAATGCAGATTCTTGTTGGCACTTAACTTAAAACAAACCCAATTCAACCTAGCTAAATGAAAGCTTTTTGTGTGGATAAACTAATACAtgtcaaaatgaaacaaagaacatattgtttatatttatagctttattaaaaaatagaaatatatgGTTTATTGCACAAATCAGTCACTGAACAGCtcaaacattaaaatacaaattcCATTAAACATGATATTTTTGTCCCCCGGTAATAGCAGCTGGGTGTGctgcattttaaagaaaagaactACCAGAAATCCATTCTTTGCTTTTCCTTCAGTGAGAGTTATCTTTGCGTTCAATAGGACCATTTTAGTTGTTGAATTCTAAATTGATCAGCAAAGATTTCCTGCAAAAAGACTGGAGCCCTTTTCACCACATTTTTGCGCGCGCAAGCACGTACGCAAACgcgcacactgtaaaaaaaaaaaaaaacatgtaagagCAGACAAGAGCTCCGAGACTCCCAAATGTGCAATTATAGTTGATCTACTGCCACAATTCAGGatggaaaaaaatacatgaaaattgGTTGTAAAAGTATCACACTGAATGCTCCTTTAAGCATCATACAATTTCAGCCCACGCTTTATATAATGATACACTTATAAGAAATTATCCCTCATATTTTACAGATTCCTCTTAATGCTGCAGTTGAAACTGCCTGCATAACTCTCCAAAAACATGCTCTGCAAACGTTCCTTCTGCTGAATGGGATTAATGTTGTCCCTGCACAGCACAATgagtaaaatacatatttagatATTGGCTCAAACTCGCAGATTATTCCACTGCATAATGTATTGCGAGCCTCCATTGGCAACTGCTTTCTCGATGCTGCCAACAGAGGAAAAGTGCAACAAAAATGCTCATTAGCACAGAGAATCTATATTTTATATGCTGTGGGGTAATTACATTTCAGAAAACAGCATTTCTAATGAGTGAAACAGTTTGGGTCTAGATGTGTGTGGAAGCTCGGCCATCCATGGAGCTCGTCCTGGACAGGTATCGGCTGGTGGTGCGGCCTTCCTCTGCCATTGCGTTCTCCATCTTTGAGAGCATGGAGCTCTTGAACTTCTGCTTGAAGTCATTGCCCATGAAAACATACAACACCGGGTTGAGGATGCTGTTGGCTGCAGCCGTAGAGAAGCCCAATTTGAGTCCCACGATTAAAATGCGGTGGTCGTAGTTTTGATGGTTGAGCTCGAGGAGGATGGACACGTGGTAGGGCAgccagcagaggaaaaaagCAGCGACGAGTGCAGACATGACTTTGAAGGGTTTGGAGGATTTGATCACGCGGTTGCTTCGCAGTTTGAGAACGATGATCGAGTAGCAGACGAGGATGACAACGAACGGGACGATAAACCCAACGAGAAAGCGGCTCAGCGCCACAATCTCGTGACCGTGTTGGTACGAGGTGTAATTATTGTAGCAAATGGTTCTCCCCACGTGGGTGCTAACCTCGCGAAAGACGGCGGAGGGTAAGCTCATGGCGATGGCGAGGAGCCAGCAAATTAACACTACGACGGACGCCTTCTTAACAGTGCGGTGGTTCTGAGCCCAGACCGGAAACAGGACCGACACGCAGCGGTCGATGCTGATGACGACCAGGAGGAAGATGCTGCTGAACATATTGAGGAACATGACTGAGGAGGCGAACTTGCACATCAAGCGGCCAAAGATCCACTCCTCCATCGCCATGTTGGCGATGGTGAACGGGAGGAAGGCGCAGAAGACGAAGTCGGAGACGGCGAGGCTCATGTACCAGGTGGTGTTGACGGTCTTCTTCATCTTGAAGCCAGAAATCCAGATGACCAGAGCGTTTCCACAGAAGCCCAGCAG includes:
- the wscd2 gene encoding sialate:O-sulfotransferase 2 isoform X1, giving the protein MAKPLLKLQRYFRRKPVRFFSFILLYLTAGSLVFLHSGFAGGSGPGSGRNSVVALEMGSRTLVSGTRGLGIVSRVFKETRRSGRRYGPPWMKKARQDGQETVRRGGDYTNNWNRALKGRSAKEVDNGRAKYVGCHIDDTQKRALRGVSFFDYKKMTVFRCQDNCAERGYMYAGLEFGAECYCGHKIQAPNTSDSECNMECKGEKSNLCGGANRLSIYRLELSQESARRYGSAIFKGCFHRPENVTLALPFSMVIQNMSVDKCVDMCTEREKTLAVLAGDRCHCGFPTPLFSLHEPEDEGMCLSRCHGQEFESCGNDEYFVAYQTQVQDNRCMDRHFLPTRAKQLVALASFPGAGNTWARHLIELATGFYTGSYYFDGSLYNKGFKGERDHWRSGRTICIKTHESGRKEIESFDSSVLMIRNPYKALMAEFNRKYGGHIGFASQAHWKGKEWPEFVKNYAPWWASHTLDWLNYGKIVHVVHFENVKRDLFSQLKGMVQFLGLKVSEERLLCVEGQKDGNFKRSGLRKLEYDPYTPEMRANINELIRTVDASLRKRNISGVPEEYMPR
- the wscd2 gene encoding sialate:O-sulfotransferase 2 isoform X2 — translated: MTVFRCQDNCAERGYMYAGLEFGAECYCGHKIQAPNTSDSECNMECKGEKSNLCGGANRLSIYRLELSQESARRYGSAIFKGCFHRPENVTLALPFSMVIQNMSVDKCVDMCTEREKTLAVLAGDRCHCGFPTPLFSLHEPEDEGMCLSRCHGQEFESCGNDEYFVAYQTQVQDNRCMDRHFLPTRAKQLVALASFPGAGNTWARHLIELATGFYTGSYYFDGSLYNKGFKGERDHWRSGRTICIKTHESGRKEIESFDSSVLMIRNPYKALMAEFNRKYGGHIGFASQAHWKGKEWPEFVKNYAPWWASHTLDWLNYGKIVHVVHFENVKRDLFSQLKGMVQFLGLKVSEERLLCVEGQKDGNFKRSGLRKLEYDPYTPEMRANINELIRTVDASLRKRNISGVPEEYMPR
- the cmklr1 gene encoding chemokine-like receptor 1 produces the protein MDYSDDLLDYNYSYEFNYSFHEETVCKHEPTCLNEPLCVILVVVIAAIFLLGFCGNALVIWISGFKMKKTVNTTWYMSLAVSDFVFCAFLPFTIANMAMEEWIFGRLMCKFASSVMFLNMFSSIFLLVVISIDRCVSVLFPVWAQNHRTVKKASVVVLICWLLAIAMSLPSAVFREVSTHVGRTICYNNYTSYQHGHEIVALSRFLVGFIVPFVVILVCYSIIVLKLRSNRVIKSSKPFKVMSALVAAFFLCWLPYHVSILLELNHQNYDHRILIVGLKLGFSTAAANSILNPVLYVFMGNDFKQKFKSSMLSKMENAMAEEGRTTSRYLSRTSSMDGRASTHI